A stretch of the Orcinus orca chromosome 1, mOrcOrc1.1, whole genome shotgun sequence genome encodes the following:
- the ATP8B2 gene encoding phospholipid-transporting ATPase ID isoform X2, which produces MALCAKKRPPEEERRARANDREYNERFQYASNCIKTSKYNILTFLPVNLFEQFQEVANTYFLFLLILQLIPQISSLSWFTTIVPLVLVLTITAVKDATDDYFRHKSDNQVNNRQSQVLINGILQQEQWMNVCVGDIIKLENNQFVAADLLLLSSSEPHGLCYIETAELDGETNMKVRQAIPVTSELGDISKLAKFDGEVICEPPNNKLDKFSGTLYWKENKFPLSNQNMLLRGCVLRNTEWCFGLVIFAGPDTKLMQNSGRTKFKRTSIDRLMNTLVLWIFGFLVCMGVILAIGNAIWEHEVGTRFQVYLPWDEAVDSAFFSGFLSFWSYIIILNTVVPISLYVSVEVIRLGHSYFINWDKKMFCMKKRTPAEARTTTLNEELGQVEYIFSDKTGTLTQNIMVFNKCSINGRSYGDVFDVLGHKAELGERPEPVNFSFNPLADKKFLFWDPTLLEAVKMGDPHTHEFFRLLSLCHTVMSEEKNEGELYYKAQSPDEGALVTAARNFGFVFRSRTPKTITVHEMGTAITYQLLAILDFNNIRKRMSVIVRNPEGKIRLYCKGADTILLDRLHHSTQELLNTTTDHLNEYAGEGLRTLVLAYKDLDEEYYEEWAERRLQASLAQDSREDRLASVYEEVESDMMLLGATAIEDKLQQGVPETIALLTLANIKIWVLTGDKQETAVNIGYSCKMLTDDMTEVFIVTGHTVLEVREELRKAREKMMDSSRTVGNGFTYQEKLSSSKLTSVLEAVAGEYALVINGHSLAHALEADMELEFLETACACKAVICCRVTPLQKAQVVELVKKYKKAVTLAIGDGANDVSMIKTAHIGVGISGQEGIQAVLASDYSFSQFKFLQRLLLVHGRWSYLRMCKFLCYFFYKNFAFTMVHFWFGFFCGFSAQTVYDQYFITLYNIVYTSLPVLAMGVFDQDVPEQRSMEYPKLYEPGQLNLLFNKREFFICIAQGIYTSVLMFFIPYGAFAEATRDDGTQLADYQSFAVTVATSLVIVVSVQIGLDTGYWTAINHFFIWGSLAVYFAILFAMHSNGLFDMFPNQFRFVGNAQNTLAQPTVWLTIVLTTVVCIMPVVAFRFLRLNLKPDLSDTVRYTQLVRKKQKAQHRCMRRVGRTGSRRSGYAFSHQEGFGELIMSGKNMRLSSLALSGFTTRSSSSWIESLRRKKSDSASSPSGGADKPLKG; this is translated from the exons ATGGCACTGTGTGCAAAAAAGCGCCCCCCAG aagaagaaaggagggcGCGGGCCAATGACCGAGAATACAATGAGAGATTCCAGTATGCG AGTAACTGCATCAAGACCTCCAAGTACAATATTCTCACCTTCCTGCCTGTCAACCTCTTTGAGCAGTTCCAGGAAGTTGCCAATACCTACTTCCTGTTCCTTCTCATTCTGCAG ttGATCCCACAGATCTCCTCCCTCTCCTGGTTCACCACCATTGTGCCTTTGGTTCTTGTCCTCACAATCACAGCTGTTAAAGACGCCACTGATGACTAT tTCCGCCACAAGAGTGATAACCAGGTGAATAACCGTCAGTCTCAGGTGCTGATCAATGGAAT CCTCCAGCAAGAGCAGTGGATGAATGTCTGTGTTGGTGATATTATCAAGCTAGAAAATAACCAGTTTGTGGCG GCGGatctcctcctcctttccagCAGTGAGCCCCATGGGCTGTGTTACATAGAGACAGCAGAACTCGATGG AGAGACCAACATGAAAGTACGGCAGGCGATTCCAGTCACCTCGGAATTGGGAGACATCAGTAAGCTTGCCAAGTTTGATG GTGAAGTGATCTGCGAACCTCCCAACAATAAGCTGGACAAATTCAGCGGAACCCTCTACTGGAAGGAGAACAAGTTCCCCCTGAGCAACCAGAACATGCTGCTGCGGGGCTGCGTGCTGCGAAACACCGAGTGGTGCTTCGGGCTGGTCATCTTCGCAG GTCCTGACACTAAGTTGATGCAGAACAGCGGCAGGACAAAATTCAAGAGAACAAGTATTGATCGCCTAATGAATACACTGGTGCTCTGG ATTTTTGGATTTCTGGTCTGCATGGGGGTGATCCTAGCCATTGGCAATGCCATCTGGGAGCACGAGGTTGGGACACGCTTCCAGGTCTACCTGCCCTGGGATGAGGCGGTGGACAGTGCCTTCTTCTCTGGCTTCCTCTCCTTCTGGTCCTACATCATCATCCTCAACACCGTCGTGCCCATATCGCTCTATGTCAG CGTGGAGGTCATCCGCCTGGGCCACAGCTACTTCATCAACTGGGACAAGAAGATGTTCTGCATGAAGAAGCGGACGCCCGCGGAGGCCCGCACCACCACCCTGAACGAGGAGCTGGGCCAGGTGGAGTACATCTTCTCCGACAAGACAGGCACCCTCACCCAGAACATCATGGTCTTCAACAAGTGCTCCATCAACGGCCGCAGCTACG GTGACGTGTTCGATGTCCTGGGCCACAAAGCTGAATTGGGAGAG AGGCCTGAACCCGTCAACTTCTCCTTCAATCCTCTGGCTGACAAGAAGTTCTTATTTTGGGACCCTACCCTCTTGGAGGCTGTCAAAATGGGGGACCCACACACGCACGAGTTCTTCCGCCTCCTTTCCCTGTGTCACACCGTCATGTCAGAAGAAAAGAACGAAG ggGAGCTGTACTACAAAGCCCAGTCGCCAGATGAGGGGGCTCTGGTCACCGCAGCCAGGAACTTTGGTTTCGTATTCCGCTCTCGTACACCCAAGACCATCACTGTCCACGAGATGGGCACAGCCATCACCTACCAGCTGCTGGCCATCCTGGACTTTAACAACATCCGCAAACGGATGTCAGTCATAG TGCGGAATCCAGAGGGGAAGATCCGACTGTACTGCAAAGGGGCTGACACCATCTTGCTGGACAGACTCCACCACTCCACCCAAGAGCTCCTCAACACCACCACTGACCACCTGAAT GAGTACGCGGGCGAAGGGCTGAGGACCCTGGTCCTGGCCTACAAGGATCTGGATGAAGAGTACTACGAGGAGTGGGCCGAGAGACGGCTCCAGGCCAGCCTGGCCCAGGACAGCCGGGAGGACCGGCTGGCCAGCGTCTACGAGGAGGTTGAGAGCGACATGATG CTGCTGGGCGCCACGGCCATTGAGGATAAGCTTCAGCAAGGGGTTCCAGAGACCATCGCCCTCCTGACGCTGGCCAACATCAAGATCTGGGTGCTGACAGGGGACAAGCAAG AGACGGCCGTGAACATTGGCTATTCCTGCAAGATGCTGACAGACGACATGACGGAGGTGTTCATCGTCACTGGCCACACAGTCCTGGAAGTGCGGGAGGAGCTCAG GAAAGCCCGGGAGAAGATGATGGACTCGTCCCGCACTGTAGGCAACGGCTTCACCTACCAGGAGAAGCTTTCTTCTTCCAAGCTCACTTCTGTCCTGGAAGCCGTGGCTGGGGAGTACGCCCTGGTCATCAACGGGCACAGCCTG GCCCATGCGTTAGAGGCAGACATGGAGCTGGAGTTTCTGGAGACAGCCTGTGCCTGCAAAGCTGTCATCTGCTGCCGGGTGACCCCCTTGCAGAAGGCACAAGTGGTGGAACTGGTTAAGAAGTACAAGAAGGCTGTGACCCTTGCCATCGGGGATGGAGCCAACGATGTCAGCATGATCAAAA CGGCTCACATTGGTGTGGGCATCAGTGGGCAGGAAGGGATCCAGGCTGTCCTGGCCTCCGATTACTCCTTCTCCCAGTTCAAGTTCCTGCAACGCCTCCTGCTGGTGCATGGGCGCTGGTCCTACCTGCGCATGTGCAAGTTCCTCTGCTATTTCTTTTACAAGAACTTCGCTTTCACCATGGTCCACTTCTGGTTTGGCTTCTTCTGCGGCTTCTCGGCCCAG ACCGTCTATGACCAGTATTTCATCACCCTTTATAACATCGTGTATACCTCCCTCCCAGTCCTGGCTATGGGGGTCTTCGATCAG GATGTCCCGGAGCAGCGGAGCATGGAGTACCCTAAGCTGTACGAGCCAGGCCAGCTGAACCTCCTCTTCAACAAGCGGGAATTTTTCATCTGCATCGCCCAGGGCATCTACACATCTGTGCTCATGTTCTTCATCCCCTATGGGGCGTTTGCTGAGGCCACCCGCGATGATGGCACCCAGCTGGCTGACTACCAGTCCTTTGCGGTCACCGTGGCCACTTCGCTGGTCATCGTGGTCAGTGTGCAG ATTGGGCTGGATACCGGCTACTGGACGGCCATCAACCACTTCTTCATCTGGGGCAGCCTGGCGGTTTACTTTGCTATCCTCTTTGCCATGCACAGCAATGGGCTCTTCGACATGTTTCCAAACCAATTCCGGTTTGTGG GTAATGCCCAGAACACTCTGGCCCAGCCCACCGTGTGGCTGACCATCGTGCTCACCACAGTCGTCTGCATCATGCCTGTGGTCGCCTTTCGGTTCCTCAGGCTGAACCTGAAGCCGGATCTCTCAGACACG GTCCGCTACACCCAGCTGGTGAGGAAGAAGCAGAAGGCCCAGCACCGCTGCATGAGGCGGGTGGGTCGCACGGGTTCCCGGCGCTCCGGCTACGCCTTCTCCCACCAGGAGGGCTTCGGGGAGCTCATCATGTCTGGCAAAAACATGCGGCTCAGCTCCCTGGCGCTCTCTGGCTTCACCACCCGCTCCAGCTCCAGCTGGATTGAGAGCCTGCGCAGGAAGAAGAGTGACAGCGCCAGCAGCCCCAGCGGAGGGGCCGACAAGCCCCTCAAGGGGTGA
- the ATP8B2 gene encoding phospholipid-transporting ATPase ID isoform X1: protein MALCAKKRPPEEERRARANDREYNERFQYASNCIKTSKYNILTFLPVNLFEQFQEVANTYFLFLLILQLIPQISSLSWFTTIVPLVLVLTITAVKDATDDYFRHKSDNQVNNRQSQVLINGILQQEQWMNVCVGDIIKLENNQFVAADLLLLSSSEPHGLCYIETAELDGETNMKVRQAIPVTSELGDISKLAKFDGEVICEPPNNKLDKFSGTLYWKENKFPLSNQNMLLRGCVLRNTEWCFGLVIFAGPDTKLMQNSGRTKFKRTSIDRLMNTLVLWIFGFLVCMGVILAIGNAIWEHEVGTRFQVYLPWDEAVDSAFFSGFLSFWSYIIILNTVVPISLYVSVEVIRLGHSYFINWDKKMFCMKKRTPAEARTTTLNEELGQVEYIFSDKTGTLTQNIMVFNKCSINGRSYAPGSRGAPRLFEEKPKTLAPGHPSQVGPCQPCWSLDSPCVAVQSPCDVFDVLGHKAELGERPEPVNFSFNPLADKKFLFWDPTLLEAVKMGDPHTHEFFRLLSLCHTVMSEEKNEGELYYKAQSPDEGALVTAARNFGFVFRSRTPKTITVHEMGTAITYQLLAILDFNNIRKRMSVIVRNPEGKIRLYCKGADTILLDRLHHSTQELLNTTTDHLNEYAGEGLRTLVLAYKDLDEEYYEEWAERRLQASLAQDSREDRLASVYEEVESDMMLLGATAIEDKLQQGVPETIALLTLANIKIWVLTGDKQETAVNIGYSCKMLTDDMTEVFIVTGHTVLEVREELRKAREKMMDSSRTVGNGFTYQEKLSSSKLTSVLEAVAGEYALVINGHSLAHALEADMELEFLETACACKAVICCRVTPLQKAQVVELVKKYKKAVTLAIGDGANDVSMIKTAHIGVGISGQEGIQAVLASDYSFSQFKFLQRLLLVHGRWSYLRMCKFLCYFFYKNFAFTMVHFWFGFFCGFSAQTVYDQYFITLYNIVYTSLPVLAMGVFDQDVPEQRSMEYPKLYEPGQLNLLFNKREFFICIAQGIYTSVLMFFIPYGAFAEATRDDGTQLADYQSFAVTVATSLVIVVSVQIGLDTGYWTAINHFFIWGSLAVYFAILFAMHSNGLFDMFPNQFRFVGNAQNTLAQPTVWLTIVLTTVVCIMPVVAFRFLRLNLKPDLSDTVRYTQLVRKKQKAQHRCMRRVGRTGSRRSGYAFSHQEGFGELIMSGKNMRLSSLALSGFTTRSSSSWIESLRRKKSDSASSPSGGADKPLKG, encoded by the exons ATGGCACTGTGTGCAAAAAAGCGCCCCCCAG aagaagaaaggagggcGCGGGCCAATGACCGAGAATACAATGAGAGATTCCAGTATGCG AGTAACTGCATCAAGACCTCCAAGTACAATATTCTCACCTTCCTGCCTGTCAACCTCTTTGAGCAGTTCCAGGAAGTTGCCAATACCTACTTCCTGTTCCTTCTCATTCTGCAG ttGATCCCACAGATCTCCTCCCTCTCCTGGTTCACCACCATTGTGCCTTTGGTTCTTGTCCTCACAATCACAGCTGTTAAAGACGCCACTGATGACTAT tTCCGCCACAAGAGTGATAACCAGGTGAATAACCGTCAGTCTCAGGTGCTGATCAATGGAAT CCTCCAGCAAGAGCAGTGGATGAATGTCTGTGTTGGTGATATTATCAAGCTAGAAAATAACCAGTTTGTGGCG GCGGatctcctcctcctttccagCAGTGAGCCCCATGGGCTGTGTTACATAGAGACAGCAGAACTCGATGG AGAGACCAACATGAAAGTACGGCAGGCGATTCCAGTCACCTCGGAATTGGGAGACATCAGTAAGCTTGCCAAGTTTGATG GTGAAGTGATCTGCGAACCTCCCAACAATAAGCTGGACAAATTCAGCGGAACCCTCTACTGGAAGGAGAACAAGTTCCCCCTGAGCAACCAGAACATGCTGCTGCGGGGCTGCGTGCTGCGAAACACCGAGTGGTGCTTCGGGCTGGTCATCTTCGCAG GTCCTGACACTAAGTTGATGCAGAACAGCGGCAGGACAAAATTCAAGAGAACAAGTATTGATCGCCTAATGAATACACTGGTGCTCTGG ATTTTTGGATTTCTGGTCTGCATGGGGGTGATCCTAGCCATTGGCAATGCCATCTGGGAGCACGAGGTTGGGACACGCTTCCAGGTCTACCTGCCCTGGGATGAGGCGGTGGACAGTGCCTTCTTCTCTGGCTTCCTCTCCTTCTGGTCCTACATCATCATCCTCAACACCGTCGTGCCCATATCGCTCTATGTCAG CGTGGAGGTCATCCGCCTGGGCCACAGCTACTTCATCAACTGGGACAAGAAGATGTTCTGCATGAAGAAGCGGACGCCCGCGGAGGCCCGCACCACCACCCTGAACGAGGAGCTGGGCCAGGTGGAGTACATCTTCTCCGACAAGACAGGCACCCTCACCCAGAACATCATGGTCTTCAACAAGTGCTCCATCAACGGCCGCAGCTACG CTCCAGGCAGTAGGGGAGCTCCTAGGCTGTTTGAAGAGAAGCCCAAGACACTGGCCCCTGGGCACCCCAGCCAGGTTGGACCTTGTCAGCCCTGCTGGAGTCTAGACTCTCCCTGTGTTGCTGTCCAGAGCCCTT GTGACGTGTTCGATGTCCTGGGCCACAAAGCTGAATTGGGAGAG AGGCCTGAACCCGTCAACTTCTCCTTCAATCCTCTGGCTGACAAGAAGTTCTTATTTTGGGACCCTACCCTCTTGGAGGCTGTCAAAATGGGGGACCCACACACGCACGAGTTCTTCCGCCTCCTTTCCCTGTGTCACACCGTCATGTCAGAAGAAAAGAACGAAG ggGAGCTGTACTACAAAGCCCAGTCGCCAGATGAGGGGGCTCTGGTCACCGCAGCCAGGAACTTTGGTTTCGTATTCCGCTCTCGTACACCCAAGACCATCACTGTCCACGAGATGGGCACAGCCATCACCTACCAGCTGCTGGCCATCCTGGACTTTAACAACATCCGCAAACGGATGTCAGTCATAG TGCGGAATCCAGAGGGGAAGATCCGACTGTACTGCAAAGGGGCTGACACCATCTTGCTGGACAGACTCCACCACTCCACCCAAGAGCTCCTCAACACCACCACTGACCACCTGAAT GAGTACGCGGGCGAAGGGCTGAGGACCCTGGTCCTGGCCTACAAGGATCTGGATGAAGAGTACTACGAGGAGTGGGCCGAGAGACGGCTCCAGGCCAGCCTGGCCCAGGACAGCCGGGAGGACCGGCTGGCCAGCGTCTACGAGGAGGTTGAGAGCGACATGATG CTGCTGGGCGCCACGGCCATTGAGGATAAGCTTCAGCAAGGGGTTCCAGAGACCATCGCCCTCCTGACGCTGGCCAACATCAAGATCTGGGTGCTGACAGGGGACAAGCAAG AGACGGCCGTGAACATTGGCTATTCCTGCAAGATGCTGACAGACGACATGACGGAGGTGTTCATCGTCACTGGCCACACAGTCCTGGAAGTGCGGGAGGAGCTCAG GAAAGCCCGGGAGAAGATGATGGACTCGTCCCGCACTGTAGGCAACGGCTTCACCTACCAGGAGAAGCTTTCTTCTTCCAAGCTCACTTCTGTCCTGGAAGCCGTGGCTGGGGAGTACGCCCTGGTCATCAACGGGCACAGCCTG GCCCATGCGTTAGAGGCAGACATGGAGCTGGAGTTTCTGGAGACAGCCTGTGCCTGCAAAGCTGTCATCTGCTGCCGGGTGACCCCCTTGCAGAAGGCACAAGTGGTGGAACTGGTTAAGAAGTACAAGAAGGCTGTGACCCTTGCCATCGGGGATGGAGCCAACGATGTCAGCATGATCAAAA CGGCTCACATTGGTGTGGGCATCAGTGGGCAGGAAGGGATCCAGGCTGTCCTGGCCTCCGATTACTCCTTCTCCCAGTTCAAGTTCCTGCAACGCCTCCTGCTGGTGCATGGGCGCTGGTCCTACCTGCGCATGTGCAAGTTCCTCTGCTATTTCTTTTACAAGAACTTCGCTTTCACCATGGTCCACTTCTGGTTTGGCTTCTTCTGCGGCTTCTCGGCCCAG ACCGTCTATGACCAGTATTTCATCACCCTTTATAACATCGTGTATACCTCCCTCCCAGTCCTGGCTATGGGGGTCTTCGATCAG GATGTCCCGGAGCAGCGGAGCATGGAGTACCCTAAGCTGTACGAGCCAGGCCAGCTGAACCTCCTCTTCAACAAGCGGGAATTTTTCATCTGCATCGCCCAGGGCATCTACACATCTGTGCTCATGTTCTTCATCCCCTATGGGGCGTTTGCTGAGGCCACCCGCGATGATGGCACCCAGCTGGCTGACTACCAGTCCTTTGCGGTCACCGTGGCCACTTCGCTGGTCATCGTGGTCAGTGTGCAG ATTGGGCTGGATACCGGCTACTGGACGGCCATCAACCACTTCTTCATCTGGGGCAGCCTGGCGGTTTACTTTGCTATCCTCTTTGCCATGCACAGCAATGGGCTCTTCGACATGTTTCCAAACCAATTCCGGTTTGTGG GTAATGCCCAGAACACTCTGGCCCAGCCCACCGTGTGGCTGACCATCGTGCTCACCACAGTCGTCTGCATCATGCCTGTGGTCGCCTTTCGGTTCCTCAGGCTGAACCTGAAGCCGGATCTCTCAGACACG GTCCGCTACACCCAGCTGGTGAGGAAGAAGCAGAAGGCCCAGCACCGCTGCATGAGGCGGGTGGGTCGCACGGGTTCCCGGCGCTCCGGCTACGCCTTCTCCCACCAGGAGGGCTTCGGGGAGCTCATCATGTCTGGCAAAAACATGCGGCTCAGCTCCCTGGCGCTCTCTGGCTTCACCACCCGCTCCAGCTCCAGCTGGATTGAGAGCCTGCGCAGGAAGAAGAGTGACAGCGCCAGCAGCCCCAGCGGAGGGGCCGACAAGCCCCTCAAGGGGTGA
- the AQP10 gene encoding LOW QUALITY PROTEIN: aquaporin-10 (The sequence of the model RefSeq protein was modified relative to this genomic sequence to represent the inferred CDS: inserted 1 base in 1 codon; deleted 1 base in 1 codon; substituted 2 bases at 2 genomic stop codons) — MAYTQSLAQVKDRLQIHSILARQCLAEYLGVFVLTLLIQGTLAQAVTSGGTKGNFFIMFLASSLGVRLAIYISGNVSGAHLNPAFSLVMCLLGCLPWAKFPIYSLVQLLSAFCASGAXVYALYHDALQNYTGGNLTVTGPKETASIFVTYPAPYLSLSNGFLDQVLGTWMLIVGILAILDTRNKGVPASVEPVVVGLLILAIRLSMGASCGFPINPAWDLDPRLFTYVAGWGPEVFSAGNGWWXGPLGRATLSTATHXWLVALHHPEHSEPAQDLECAQPEASDSESPAATQVQESKL; from the exons ATGGCCTACACTCAGTCCCTGGCCCAAGTCAAGGACCGGCTTCAGATCCACAGCATCCTGGCCCGGCAGTGCCTGGCC GAGTATCTGGGTGTGTTTGTGCTCACA CTCCTCATACAGGGGACTTTGGCCCAGGCTGTCACCAGTGGAGGAACCAAAGGCAACTTCTTCATCATGTTTCTGGCTAGCTCTCTGGGTGTTAGGCTAGCCATCTACATCAGTGGTAATGTCTCAG GGGCCCACCTGAATCCAGCCTTCTCCCTGGTCATGTGCCTCCTGGGATGCCTCCCCTGGGCCAAGTTTCCCATTTACTCCTTGGTGCAGTTGCTATCTGCTTTCTGTGCCTCTGGAGCATAGGTGTATGCTCTCTATCATG ATGCCCTACAGAACTATACAGGTGGGAACCTGACAGTGACTGGTCCCAAGGAGACAGCCTCCATCTTTGTCACCTACCCTGCCCCCTATCTGTCCCTGAGCAATGGCTTCCTGGATCAG GTTCTGGGCACCTGGATGCTGATTGTGGGGATCTTAGCCATCCTGGACACACGGAACAAGGGAGTGCCTGCGAGTGTGGAGCCTGTGGTAGTGGGGTTGCTGATTCTGGCCATCAGGCTATCCATGGGTGCCAGCTGTGGGTTCCCAATCAACCCTGCCTGGGACCTCGACCCACGGCTTTTCACCTACGTGGCTGGCTGGGGCCCTGAAGTCTTCAG CGCTGGCAATGGCTGGT TAGGCCCTCTAGGGAGGGCCACACTTAGCACAGCCACACACTAGTGGCTGGTGGCTCTGCACCATCCTGAACACTCAGAGCCAGCTCAGGATTTAGAGTGTGCCCAACCTGAAGCCTCAGACTCGGAAAGTCCTGCCGCAACTCAGGTGCAGGAGAGTAAGCTGTGA